Proteins from one Chloroflexota bacterium genomic window:
- a CDS encoding J domain-containing protein: protein MPPPALRDPYAVLGLPREATSSQVASAHRRLAKSHHPDLHAGGADAVARMREINEAWEVLSSPARRAAWDLEHPWSGTPAGGSHWSGGRQPVTASASVRAQVSTRWRTASGDPRSARRGTLHVRPRPPREEAPPKGFLETPWAAVIAGGVGLAILTAAIVAGRLIGA from the coding sequence ATGCCCCCGCCCGCCCTCCGGGACCCGTATGCGGTCCTCGGCCTGCCACGTGAGGCGACGTCGTCGCAGGTGGCATCGGCGCATCGGCGGCTGGCCAAGTCGCACCATCCTGACCTCCACGCCGGTGGAGCCGATGCCGTGGCACGGATGCGCGAGATCAACGAGGCGTGGGAGGTGCTCTCCTCGCCCGCACGCCGCGCGGCCTGGGACCTGGAGCACCCCTGGAGTGGGACGCCGGCAGGAGGCAGCCACTGGAGCGGGGGGCGCCAGCCGGTCACGGCCAGCGCCTCGGTCCGGGCCCAGGTGTCGACGCGCTGGCGCACGGCCTCCGGCGATCCGCGCAGCGCCCGCCGGGGAACGCTCCACGTCCGGCCCCGGCCTCCTCGAGAGGAAGCTCCACCCAAAGGATTCCTGGAGACGCCGTGGGCAGCCGTGATCGCCGGCGGCGTCGGGCTGGCGATTCTGACCGCCGCGATCGTGGCGGGGCGGCTGATCGGCGCCTGA